The sequence below is a genomic window from Gammaproteobacteria bacterium.
GCAACCGAGTGCCGTGGGCCTACGTTAGCACGGCTTACCTGTGTCGCTCCCCCTTCCCGAAAGCCTGAGGCACGGCGGGCAACGACCGTGCCACAGGCTTCATATGGTCAATCTAAGCCGCGACTCCACAATAAACGAATGACTAATAAAGAATACGAGCGCGAATGGTGCCGGGAACGGCTTTCAAATCATGGAGGATGCTCTCATCAGATTGGCGATCAATGTCTGTGACCACATAGCCAATGTGTTTTGATGTTTGTAAGTACTGACCAACTATATTGATATCTCGCTTCGAGAACAACTCGTTGATCTGGCTGAGCACCCCTGGCTGGTTGTGGTGAATATGCAAAATACGAAATGCGTTTTCTTGTTGCGGCAGCCCGACCTGTGGGAAGTTGACGGCCCCGGTGGTGGTGCCGGTGTTGCTATACGCGATGAGTTTTTCCGCCACTTCTATGCCGATATTGGCTTGGGCCTCTTGGGTACTGCCGCCGATATGAGGCGTTAGCAGGACGTTATCGAATTCACATAGTGGCGATTCAAATGGTTCTTGATTAGAGGTCGGCTCCTTAGGGAAAACATCTATCGCCGCGCCCCGCACATGTCCACTTTTTAACGCATCGACAAGTGCGGCCACGTCGATGACATGGCCGCGTGAGGCATTGATAATCGCCACGCCAGGTTTCATCATGGCGAGCGTTTCAGCATTCACCATATGGCGGGTCTCAGGTGTGGCTGGCACATGAAAGGTCACTATCTCAGCGCCGTTGACCGCCTCTTCGAAACTTTGACAACGCACAGCATTGCCCAAAGCCAATTTGTTCGCAATATCGAAGAAGCGAACACGCATCCCCAAAGCTTCCGCCAAAACACCCACCTGCGAACCGATATGACCATACCCAATGATCGCGACTGTTTTGCCTCTGACTTCATACGCATTGGCCGCAGACTTCAGCCATTGGTGGCGATGTGCCGCAGCATTTTTTTCGGGAATGCCACGCATAAGCATCACCATTTCAGCCACGACCAATTCGGCAACGCTTCTTGTATTGGCAAACGGCGCATTAAATACAGGAACGCCCCGCTTTTCAGCTGCCTCAAGATCAACCTGATTGGTGCCGATGCAAAAACAACCGATCGCCAGTAGATTCGGTGCGGCCTCAAGTATCTGTTCCGTCAGCTGCGTCCGCGAGCGGATACCGATAAACCGCGCGTTTTTCAGGACAGTTGCCAACTGTTCGGGCGGTAAGGCTTTTTCGTAACATTCGACATGTGTATAGCCGTCTGCTTCAAACATGTTTTTCGCATTAGGATGAATCCCCTCAAGCAAAACGACCTTCATTTGAGACTTGTTATAGGAGGTTCTTTTCATCGCGGTTCATCAGGTTTGTGGGCTCTTTGACAGCATACGATGAATCTGGCGCGATGAAAAGAGGTCAGACCAGAAGGCCTGCCTGAGCAGGCCTTCTGGAAGCACACGTTCAACGCCTTCCGTCGGTAATGCCTTCTGCTTTGATGGAATTTGCCATAGAGTCTTGCTTGGCATCCTCCAAAGCATCAACAGCCTGGCGCCGTTCTTGCTCCCACTCTTCTTGTGTTTTGCAGATGGTCCGACGAAAATGAGAGCCGACACTGGCCATCCGTCGACAGCGAAGCTTGCCCTGATTGGCATCGGCTTGCGCCACCGTTTTCGTTTCTTCCGATGGCGACTTCGTCACTTGTGGATTTTGGGCACAAGCCGCAAGCCCTAAACTGATAGAAGCCACCAAGGCTATTTTGAATTTATACATTCCCTGACTCCTTTATGTTTCAATGTCTCATCATCCGTGGCGTGGCGCGACGAATGACCATGCTGATCTCAGTCAAGATCACACCTACACTATCACACCTTTTGCGACTCGGAAACGATATATTTTCGCCACATAACTTGGATTTTCGACAAATGATGTCACCTTTTCACAGAATGATGCTTTAGCCAAGTGGACAACATCAAAAGCCGCCACAAAACGAGGCTGTGTGCACGATTCGGCACCCGAGGAAGTTTGTCAAGCCACTGTTGCCAACGTTCTGCATCAATATTGAGATCGAAAAAATGTGTCAATCGTGACGAAACGGTAGCGGGTATCAGCCCGGTTTTTTTCATTTTCCAATGAAACTTGGGCCACTGCTGCAGCTCCAACGTCGTGAGAGGATTTCGATCATCAGACATCACATGAAGCAACGCATAGGGCTTGCCGCCTTCTCTTTTCAATGTGGCAGGCACCTGACACGACCATTGCAGCCATTCGTCAGATAGCAGGGATTGCTGCAATGCACCATCCCGCTCGGCAAACGCGGCCGCGATGGCTGGCGATTGGAAAGTCCCCGAAGACCAGCGCCATACCCAGTCAAGGAACGTCATTTGGTCGAGACTGGAGGTGGCCTTGATATGTCGTAACCAGCGCTCACCTTCACTTTGCAGCCAATCCATGGCAGCATCTTCAAGCCCACTGCGCACTGCCAACTGGAGGTACCGGCCAAGGCCGTCTTCAGAAACATCTGGTGCGCCAAAACGTTTCAGCATTTGCGCAACCAACGGCGTTTTACGATTGAGCACAGGACCACCGGCCAGTACGGCGTCAATTCCAACGGTTGTGGCAACCTGGCGTTGAGACTGACGCCCGACCGCCTGTGCCAAATAGGCGTGCACCGCCGTAATATCAGACACGGGCTGATGAAAGCCAGACGCGATTTCATCAAGCTGCATAAGCAGTGTTTCTGCTGTGAGCGGGACATGCTGATGCGGCACCCCATATCTCTCGGTCAATTGTTGGAGACGACGAGGAGGTCGGTAGTCCGCCGATATACTGATGGTCATGGGCTCAAAAACCCCTTCTGCCGCGAGGCGATCAA
It includes:
- a CDS encoding phosphoglycerate dehydrogenase, with translation MKRTSYNKSQMKVVLLEGIHPNAKNMFEADGYTHVECYEKALPPEQLATVLKNARFIGIRSRTQLTEQILEAAPNLLAIGCFCIGTNQVDLEAAEKRGVPVFNAPFANTRSVAELVVAEMVMLMRGIPEKNAAAHRHQWLKSAANAYEVRGKTVAIIGYGHIGSQVGVLAEALGMRVRFFDIANKLALGNAVRCQSFEEAVNGAEIVTFHVPATPETRHMVNAETLAMMKPGVAIINASRGHVIDVAALVDALKSGHVRGAAIDVFPKEPTSNQEPFESPLCEFDNVLLTPHIGGSTQEAQANIGIEVAEKLIAYSNTGTTTGAVNFPQVGLPQQENAFRILHIHHNQPGVLSQINELFSKRDINIVGQYLQTSKHIGYVVTDIDRQSDESILHDLKAVPGTIRARILY